From Frateuria aurantia DSM 6220, one genomic window encodes:
- the trpC gene encoding indole-3-glycerol phosphate synthase TrpC: MSDILERILARKVEEVAERHERLPLADLAARIPHLPLTRGFAAAMESRIHHGRPAVIAEVKKASPSKGVIRPDFDPAAIARSYEEGGACCLSVLTDVDFFQGSDAYLRQARAACELPILRKDFVIDPYQVYESRVLGADCILLIVAALDDEKLMELALLAAELDLDVLCEVHDQAELERALQLPVPLLGINNRNLRTFETSLDTTLMLRDQVDDERILVTESGIHTPEDVARMRLEGVHAFLVGEAFMRAPDPGSELQRLFGQL; this comes from the coding sequence ATGAGCGATATTCTTGAACGTATTCTGGCCCGCAAGGTGGAGGAGGTGGCCGAGCGCCACGAGCGTCTGCCGCTGGCCGATCTGGCAGCCCGCATACCGCATCTGCCGTTGACCCGCGGCTTTGCGGCCGCGATGGAGTCCCGCATCCACCACGGCCGCCCGGCCGTGATCGCCGAGGTCAAGAAGGCCAGCCCCAGCAAGGGTGTGATCCGGCCGGATTTCGATCCGGCGGCCATTGCGCGCAGTTATGAAGAAGGCGGCGCCTGCTGTCTGTCGGTACTGACGGATGTGGATTTTTTTCAGGGCAGTGATGCCTATCTGCGCCAGGCCAGGGCCGCCTGCGAGCTGCCGATCCTGCGCAAGGACTTCGTGATCGACCCCTACCAGGTCTATGAATCGCGGGTGCTGGGTGCTGATTGCATTTTGCTGATCGTGGCTGCTCTGGATGATGAGAAGCTGATGGAGCTGGCGTTGCTGGCCGCCGAGCTGGATCTGGACGTGTTGTGCGAAGTGCATGATCAGGCCGAGCTGGAGCGGGCGCTGCAGCTGCCCGTACCTTTGCTGGGCATCAACAATCGCAATCTGCGCACTTTTGAAACTTCGCTGGACACGACGCTGATGCTGCGCGATCAGGTGGACGATGAGCGGATCCTGGTCACCGAGTCCGGCATCCATACACCGGAAGATGTCGCCCGCATGCGGCTTGAAGGGGTGCATGCCTTTCTGGTCGGCGAGGCCTTCATGCGCGCGCCGGATCCGGGCAGTGAACTGCAGCGGTTGTTCGGCCAGCTCTGA